The window TGAATCTTGGGGGCCATCTCGAAACTCGACGATTCTAGAATTGACGCGACTTTGCAATAAAAACTGCATGTACTGATCTTGATCATCTTGATCTATATCGCCGCCTGCATGACGCTCATTTTGATAGTGCTGATAAAGCTGATAATGTTCTTCTTGATAGCCAAGATTGAGAACGCGAATATCTAGGCCAGCATGTTTTTTCCAGGAGCGCCGTTGACTCCGATTGGTTTGAAAGTTTTTAACGGGGATGCGGGTAGCAGTACAGGCTTTGCATTCATCGCAATAGGGGCGGTAGGTATATAAACCGCTACGACGAAATCCCGCATTCACCAATTCGCCATACAAATCAGCGTGTATCAAGTGAGATGGTGTTGCAACCTGAGAGCGAGCAGTCTTCCCTGGTAGGTAGCTACAAGGGTAGGGTGCAGTTGCATAAAACTGCAGTGCTGTTAGGGGGAGTTCTTTTAGTTGAGTCATAGCCAGTGACGCAGAATTGCTTTATCAAAGTTCCAAGGGATCTCTATATTAGTTTGCTTTAAAGCAGCTTGCAGGTGTGCCAGAAATTCATTGCGGGCAATTGGTTCGGCACCCAGAGAATCCAGGTGGGCAGTCTCCTGTTGGCAATCAATCATTTCTACATGATTCTGACTGCACCAGGCGGCAAGGGTAGCTAAAGCGATTTTTGAGGCATCTGTTTGATGGCTAAACATCGACTCACCAAAAACCATTCCACCAAATGCCACGCAATAAAGGCCTCCTATCAGGCGTTTTTCTTCCATGACTGCAATACTATGAACATGGCCTTGCTCATGAAGTTGAGTATAGGCATCCATAATTTCGTGGGTAATCCAGGTGCCATCCTGTCCATTTCTTTTAGTGGTGGCGCAAGAGCGCACAACGGCACCAAAATCATGATCAATTAAGATTTCTTTATGAGGATCCTGTAAAAAAAGTCGAATCGCTTTTTTTAATGAATGGTGGCATTTAAAGTGAGCAGGCTTTAGCACCATTCTTGGGTTGGGTGACCACCATAAAACGGGTTGATTATCTGAGTACCATGGAAAGATCCCCATTTGGTATGCGCGGGCTAGTTGCCCTGGATAAATACGCTCACTGACAGCAATTAAACCAGGAACGCTTGGATCAGGATCCTGGCAATCCATAGGATTTGGAAATGCATCCTTTGCCCCAAGCCAAGTGATGTTACTCATGTACTTGAGATGCCTAAATCTTTTCTGATGGCAGAATGTCTCTGCTATGAACGCTAAACGGAGTGTCAGAATCAAAAATGCCGGCAGCACGATCAGCAAAGAACCACTCTAAGGTTTGCTTTACCGTAGGAAAGGCAATTTCATCCCATGGAATTTCCTGCTCATGAAATAGAGCGACCTCTAAACTTTCTTCGCCAGCATTAAATTGTGAAGAAGTCATGTTAGCTAGATAAAAGAGGTGAACTTGCTCTGCATGAGGCACATTCAGTAATGAATACAGCGGGCCAATTTCAACAATCGCACCAGCCTCTTCATGAGTTTCTCGGACTGCTCCAGCGCTAGTACTTTCACCAAGCTCCATAAATCCAGCCGGTAATGTCCAGTAACCATGTCTTGGCTCTATTGCGCGACGACACAAGAGTACCTGCTCACCAAAAACAGGGATACAGCCAACCACATTGCGTGGATTAAAGTAATGAACTATCCCGCAAGATTCGCAAACATGGCGCTCTCTTGAATCATCCGCAGGGATCCTCAAGGTAATGGGGGCAGCGCAATGTGAACAAAACTTCATGCGGACTTTCTAAAAGTGAGCGGGGATGAATCCGCGTAATGCATTGCTAAGCATAATCTCTTTCGCATGACGAAAGTCTTCAATAGTCAGGTTTTCTTCATGGGCATTCAATGTTGGATTGCCTAATATGAGCGATCTCATCACGCCCGGTAGTAGACCAGCTGCAACAGGGGGTGTTAGCCAGCGATCGCCAGATTTCATAAAAATACTACTTCTGCCGCCCTCAGTAACGTAGCCTTGTTCATTGACGAAGATGGCATCAAATCCACCAAGACCCTCAGCCAATTTCCAGGCTTGGTCATACACGCTACGACTATTCACTTTGTGCCTCAGTAAAAGATTGCCAGAATGAAAAATAGCCTGAGTTGGATTTGGTAGGATTTCGCTGGCCCAAAAAATCTTGACCGCGTTCTGTAGTGGATTTAAAGGGGCGAGTTGAAAGCTGGCTTGACCGGCATGATCTAAATCCACTCTTAATCGATACTCTTTATCAGGAGTGCAATTTTGGCAAGCAAGCTCAATCACTTTCTTAATGTCCGTTAGCGAGCTTGGGATACCAAGTGCTTGTGCTGAGCTTGTCAATCGATCTAAGTGCAAAGGAAGATGTTGAGGCTCACCCTGTCGAACTAAGATGGTTTCAAATAAACCCAATTGACTGGGTAACTCGCTTAAGAAGGCTGCTTTGATATGACACTCTTCCCACTCTTTTTTTGCTTCTGAATCAATCGTAATGCCAGCGCCAATGCCTAAAGTAAAGGATGAGGCATTCGTATTCGCATTGCGATCAATTTCAACTGTCCGAATGGGAACGCTAAATGCAAAATCACCATTAGGATCTAACCATCCTAGGGCGCCGCAATAATAGTCACGATTGATTGGCTCTAGCTCCTGAATGATTTCCATGCTCCTTTTTTTCGGTGCACCTGTCACCGATCCGCAAGGAAAAACAGCATTTAATATCTCTTTTAATCGGACGCCAGGTTTTATCTCAGCCTCAATGGTAGAGGTCATCTGGAGTACATCGCCATGCCGGGCAACTTCAAATAGTTGCGGCACTTTTACGGTTCCAGGTAAGGCAAGTCGACTGAGATCGTTACGTAGCAAATCTACGATCATGACATTCTCGGCTTGATTCTTTGCATCGTGCGATAAATGATCTGCTGACTCACTCAATGCACTGGCAGTACCTTTCATAGGCATAGCCTTCAAGGTGTTGCCTTGTCTCTGTATCAATAGCTCGGGGGATTGTGAAAGAATAAAGTGAGAGTCCTGGGTAATAAACGCTCCAAATCTTCCTGGTTGGCGGTCTCTTAGTCGAGCATATAAAGCTAATGGGTCACCATAGGACTCACCCGTAATGCGATAAGTATGGTTGATCTGGTAAGTATCGCCACTACGAATATATTCCTGAATGGTTTGTATATCGGAGTGGAATTGCGCTTCATTAACTGAGAATTGCAGATTGGCAACACCAGCAATACGATCATCCGATTCCAGTTGAGCTATACGGCTTTGGATAAAAGTATCCACACCTTCTTTGCTCAGTTGTTCATATGACTCAAAAGACCAGGCTTGAATAAGGGGGTGGGGTTGAGTTACTGCTGGAGAATGGCGTTGTACGAGGTGATGAAAATATCCTCCTAATTCGTATGCAACAGCGACCACCACATATTCACCGTTGGCTAATGCATTATTAATATCTTCAAGACACTGCTCTACCTTAGCAATAGTCCCTGTAGCGCTTGAGCCAGGGTAAACGGCCCAATATTGAAGTGCCTTGTCGTAGAGGCGACTGCTTGGCTGAGCTTCAGTACTTTGGGCATCGTCCAGCAATATCATTTGTAGGGCAACCTGCGCTATAAATTGACTAGGATTACTTTAAAACAGTAGCCGTCTCAATGGTGACCGTCTTGCTGGGAACATCAGACATGCGTCCCATTTTTGGTGTCGATGCAATCATAGTTGGAATTTTACGAATGGCATCAATCGTTTGTGTGCCCGAGATGACTTTGCCAAATACTGTGTAGCCATTACCCATGGCGTTCGGATAATTTAACCCCTCATTGTCTTTTACATTAATAAAGAATTGGGCGGTTGCGGAATCAGGATCAGAAGTGCGGGCCATAGCAATCGTGTAGGTTTGATTCTTGAGGCCATTTTGAGCCTCTGAAACTACAGGTGCATTGGTGGGTTTTTGCGTCATGTCTGGAGTGAAGCCTCCGCCTTGAATCATAAAGCCATCAATAACGCGATGAAAAATAGTCCCGTTATAAAAACCGCTATTGACGTAACTTATAAAGTTAGCAGTTGTTTTTGGCGCTTTTACGGAATCAAGTTCAACTACAAAATTTCCCATGGTGGTCTTGAATTCAACTTTAGGGTTAGCTAGTGCGACACCGCTAACAAGAAGGCCAAGAGTAAGTGCAAGGGAGGTAATGATATTGCGCATGATAAAGATCCTTAAAGTTTTCTGAAAATGTTGGGTAGATCTGATTGTATTGCTCATAGCCCCTTAGGGACTTGGCCCGCATAGAGGTAAGCCGCCTCTTCAAACATGCTGGGCTTATTTAGGTAATCTAGGGCCCAGTCAATGGTATCGACCCCCCAAAAAGCATGTCCATTGAGAATAAGGGTCGGCACTCCAAATGCACCATCGGCTTTTGCTAACTCCATATTTGCTATCAATTTTGCTTTGATATCTGGAGAGTCAGGTTTTGGAGTATCTATTGCAAGATCGAGGTATTGACAAAAGTCTGGCCAAGATAAGTTGGGATCTTTACCTTCCACCCAAATGTATTCAAATGCTCGCTCAATCATTTCCCACTGAGCATTTTGCTCAACTAGAAGTCGTTGTGCTGCAACAGTGAGAAAAGGGTGGTGCTCCGGAAAGCGAAATGGCAGACCCAGTTTTTCAGCAAGCCATATGCAGTATTGGTAGGTGTGAGTACGCTTTGCATCGATCTCCCCGGGACCGCGGTTATCTGTTGCTCGAAAAAGACCACCCACTAAGATGGGGATAGGTTGAATATCAACCCGCTTTTCAAAACGGTGGCGTTGCTTAATATAAAAATACGAGAAGGGAGAAATAATGTCGTAATACAGGATGCCTTTGACAGGCTTTGCGGTCTGCTGATCTGAATTCATTTCTTTTTCGACTCCTCATCTAGCTTTCGCAAAAAATCCATTTTCTCTGCTATTTGTGTCTCTAGTCCACGATCGACTGGTAAATACCAACGAGGCTCCGCCATACCATCCGGTAAATAGGATTCTCCAGCAGCATAAGCGTGAGGCTCATCATGCGCATATCGATATGCTTTTCCGTGACCCAAGTCTTTCATGAGCTTAGTTGGAGCATTACGCAGATGATTAGGTACTGGCTTACTTTGATCATGAGCTACATATGCTCGTGCGGCATTAAAAGCGTTATAGCTCGCATTACTTTTGGCAGCAATGGCTAAGTAAACTACGGCTTGGCCTAATGCCAATTCTCCCTCTGGTGAGCCTAAGCGCTCAAAAGTCTGGGCGGCATCATTGGCTAACTGCATTGCTCTGGGATCTGCAAGACCAATATCTTCCCAGGCCATACGGATAATTCTTCGGGCCAAATAACGGGGATCTGCTCCACCATCGAGCATGCGGCAGAACCAGTAAAGCGCCGCATCAGGATTGGATCCGCGGACAGATTTATGCAAGGCAGAAATTTGATCATAAAAGTGATCACCGCCTTTATCAAAGCGACGCGCTTGAACAGTTAATGCATTCTCAATAAAGAGCTGATCCACTTTTTGAATGTTGGAATTGGGTGTAGTGACAACGTTATGCACTTGCTCCACCAAATTCAGGAGCCGACGTGCATCACCGTCTGAATGAGTGATCAAAATTTCAACTGCAGCAGATTCAAATGCAACATCTGGCATTGCATACTCACGTGCCCGATCAAACAATTGCATTAGCTCTGAAGAGCTCAATGACTTTAGTACATACACTTGTGCACGAGAAAGAAGGGCGGAATTTACTTCAAATGATGGATTTTCAGTGGTGGCACCGATGAATGTGAACAAGCCAGATTCGACGTGCGGTAATAAGGCATCTTGCTGACTCTTATTGAAGCGATGTATCTCATCTACAAATAGAATGGTCTGTCTGCCATATTGAGACATGCTTTGTTGAGCTTGTTCAATTGCTTCACGAATATCTTTGACGCCAGCCAAGACGGCTGAAATAGCGATAAATTCTCGGTCAAAGGCTTTGGCGGATAGTCGGGCTAGCGTAGTCTTACCAACACCCGGGGGCCCCCATAAAATCATGGAGTGCGGCTTGCCAGAGGCGAAAGCTAAATTCAGTGGCTTGCCTGAGGCTAGTAAATGAGCTTGACCAATGACTTCTTCAATCGTTTTTGGGCGCAAGACTTCCGCTAATGGCGCTAGTGGGGCCTGGTCAAATAAATTGGCCATAGTTGCTTGGCTTAGTTCTGCACAAACAAGATGACAAAGGCTGACCAAATCAAACACCCAGATGCAACGATCGTGAGGCGGTTGCGTAAAGTAATAAAGGCTTTACGGGCTTCTTCACTAGAAAAATAATATCGATAGGTTTCTTTATCAATATTGCATTGGATAATTAGTGCAGAGGCTAGGATGACTAAGCCAACTGGAATATAAATATGCAGGGCTAACCAGGCAACCAGGGCGGGTATGATGCCCCAAATCCAGGCATTTCGGCTCTCCCAGCGATCACTCGGAGGCGCCTTGCCTAAGGTATGTAAATTTGCGCCCCAATGCAATGCCCCCATAAAGGCAGTGATGACCGCCCCGTATCCAGCTAGGGACTCCGCACTCAAATAATTTAGCGGTGTTGGTGCCAACTGCACCATTAAAGCCAAGCTTACAAAGGGAATGAGGCCGGCATAGGCTAATTTACGAACTAGGGGTGGCAAAGGATTCACAAAGACTTCTTTATTTAGGTTGGTGTTGAGTTAGTGATCATAGGTATAGACACCGCGGCCAGATTTGCGGCCGAGATAACCTGCGGAGACCATTTCACGAAGTAGCGGGCATGGGCGGTACTTTGAATCACTAAAGTTCTCAAAATATACCTCCATGATTGCCAAGCAGGTATCTAGGCCAATCAAGTCGGCTAAGGCTAGTGGACCAATTGGCTGATTGCAGCCTAACTTCATGCCGGCATCAATATCTTCAGGACTTGCAAGACCTTCCTGCAATACAAAGAAGGCTTCATTGATCATTGGCAATAAGATGCGGTTTACAACAAATCCTGGTGAGTTTTTAACCGTAATGGGTTCTTTACCAATCCGTTTTGCCATCTCAATGATGGCGTCATGGGTCTCATCAGCAGTCTGTAAGCCACGTATGACTTCAACTAAGGCCATCATCGGTGGCGGGTTAAAGAAATGCATGCCAATAAAGCGGCTTGGAGTGGAATCCAAAGCAGCCAGTTTAGTGATGGAAAGAGACGAAGTATTAGTGGCAATGATGGTTTCTTTAGTCACAGTCTCATCAACCTGCTTCAAAATCTTTTCCTTAACCGATTGATTCTCGGTAGCCGCCTCAATCACCAATTGCAAGCCCCTAAGATCGGCATACGATGTACTGCCTTTGATTCGTTTTAATGCCGCATCTTTAGTTTCGATTGTTAAGGTTTCCTTTTTCACAAGTCGATCTAGGCTTTTGCTGATTTGGCTTAGTCCGCGCTCAACAGCAGCATCGTTGATGTCGATCATCACTACATCTAAACCTGCTACTGCGCATACCTGCGCAATACCATTCCCCATGGTGCCCGCACCAATTACTCCGACCGATTGAATCTTCATGCTATTTCCTTTTTTGATACTGTGATGAACCAAATAATTGCTCTCTTGCTTTGTCATCATGCAAAGGCTTGCGTAATGCTGTTAATACTTCAACACCTCGCTTCACTGCAGGACGCTCACCAACCATTTCAAACCAGCGCTTGAAATTCGGATACTCATTAATATCAATACCTTGGTTTTTCCAGTTGCGCGTCCAGGGAAAAATGGCAATGTCTGCTATTGAGTAGCTTTTCCCAGCTATATAGAGATTGTCTTTCAGTTGATGATCAATGACTCCATATAATCTTTTAGCTTCATTAGTGTAACGATCCACCGCGTAATCAATTTTTTCTGGGGCATAAATCCGGAAGTGGTGGTTTTGACCTAAAAGGGGTCCCACGCCACCCATCTGAAACATGAGCCACTGAAGTACCTCATATTTGCCTCGGGTAGACTTAGGCAAAAACTTACCCGTCTTAGCGGCCAGATACAGCAAGATTGCCCCAGATTCAAATAGATGGATCGGTTTGCCATCAGGCCCTTGAGGGTCGTAAATTGCAGGAATTTTATTGTTTGGGCTCATGGCTAAGAAATCGGGTTGGAACTGATCGCCGGCACCAATATCAATCGGATGGGCGATCCAATCTTTGCCAAGCTTATAGCCACATTCCTCAAGCATCATGTGTACCTTATGCCCATTGGGTGTCGGCCAACTATAGACATCAATGCTGCTGTGTTTAGGTGTGCTTATTGCCATGATGGTTTCCTTTGAGGTTGCAGCGATTATGGGCGACTGGGAAATGCTGGGGGGAGAAGGGCGTTTTGGTCCATGGTGGCGATTTAAGGCAAATAAGGTGGGTAGTCGCTAGAATGGGAGAAATTCATTCTCAAATTGTGCCATGCTGATAGTCCTTTCACCTGCTAAATCCTTAGATTACAAAACCCCGACCAAGGTGAAAGCGCCGACTTTGCCCGAGTTTGTTTTGGAATCAGCAAAGCTCATTGCCGACCTGAAGAAGCTTTCTCCTCAAGAGGTGGCTAATTTAATGGGATTATCTGATCCATTAGCCGCCTTAAATGTGGGGCGTTATCGCGAATGGTCTAAGAAATTTACCGATGAAAATAGTAAGGCAGCTATTTATGCCTTCGATGGTGATGTCTACGACGGGTTTGATGTAAAAACGCTTAATGCCAAAGCCTTGGATTTTGCTCAGGACCATCTTCGAATTCTTTCGGGTCTCTATGGTGCCTTAAGGCCTCTTGATCTTATGCAGGCTTACCGTTTGGAGATGGGTACCTCCTTGAAGACCGCAAGGGGTAAAGATTTATACGCATTTTGGGGTGAGCGCGTTACCGACTCTTTAAAAAAGATCCTTGAGAAACAAAAAAAGCCACTACTCTTGAATTTAGCATCAGAAGAGTATTTTAAAGTAGTGCAAGCCAAAAATTTGGAATGCCCAGTAATTTCTCCAGTGTTTCAGGATGGCAAGGATGGCAAGTACAAAATTATCTCCTTCTATGCAAAGCGGGCTCGAGGATTAATGGCGCGTTATGTAGTTGAAAACCGTATTACGGATGCGGAAGATTTGAATGGATTTAATTTAGACGGGTACCGTTATGTTGCCTCTGAATCTAAGCCTGAAAAACCCGTGTTTAGACGTCCCGAGAGAAAATAGGAGAGTGCACTATGGCTGTACATCGCACTAAACCGTCACAACGATCCTCTCCAGATGTGGAGAGACTGGTAGCTGATGCTATTTCATTAGCGGCCTCTGGTAGTCATATCGAAGATCAGTTTTGGGAAGAGCGCTTGAATGTGCGCTTAATGCGCTTACTCAAGAGTCAAAACCAAAATGTGATTGATGCAGCCTTAGATCAAACATTCAGAATCAATATTGTGGCTTTCGAAGTGCTTGCTGATTGTGCTGAGACCTTAGCCGAATCCTTAACAATGGAACATGAAAAGCACAATTGGGATGTAGTGCTCCTAGCTTTGCCCATTGTTGCCCACACTCGCTACCAAATTCCCTCAGGCGCGCTACCCATCCATGTTATTGAATCTACCGCTGCTGCCTTGCATAGTCAAATTGCCTCTCCCGATGCACGCATAGCGATTATTCCTTGGCTTTACAGCATTGATCAAATGCCGCACTCCCATAGCCAAACTCGCTTACTAACTGAGGCTTTGGCTAATGCAGCCATTTTATCTAGCGAGGTGAAGTTAGAGCTACGTGAAATGTCTGAGACGATCGCCGTCTTAGCGGATCCACGTTTTATCATTGCAGCCGTTGCTGCTCCCTCTGGTTCTCCATTGTTTCGCTGGCAAGCAGAAGCTCCAGCGCGTCAAGAGCGTGGAGTTAGCCTCATTGGATGGCAAAATACTATGCAAGAGCCTATCGCCTCTCTCTTGCCAGGTTGTGAATTCGAGCTTCTATTGCCTGAAGCGTATTTTACCAACTGCCGTTTAGCCGATAAACTTGTGCGCCCATTAAGTATTAAAGCCGCCGTGAATTTTTTAGAAAGCACCATTGGAGTTCTACCTGTAGGCCTATCTTGCGTAGTAGGCGCTTTTGGCGAAGATCAGGCCGATGAATATCGCATCTCCTTTAGTGTGAAGGGATCCTCTGAGGTGGTCTATGGCGTGATTTGGCCTTTATATGATCGAGAAAGCGTTGCTAACGATGCGCTAAATGATTTAGTGGATGACGATAGTCCGATGAAGCGAATAGCGGATGCACTTCGTGATGCTGGTGTAGATGATGTCTTCCGACATGCGATGCTATTTGATCCAGAGCTTTGTGATGATTGTGGTGCGCCTCTATTCCCGGATCGATCAGGTGAGGCTGTTCATGCCGAGCTTCCAGATGACGCTCCAGTACAGCAGCCTTTATTTCACTAGGCGGTCCAAATCCATGCATAGTAAATAAACACAGTAAATAAAAAAGCCGAGAATTTCTCGGCTTTTTGTCTTACAACGAATGCTGAAATGCAGTTTTAGTTCTGAGTAAACGGCTCTGAGTTCGCAAACAAATGGGGAAGTTTGCCCGTTTTCATCTCTGCCGTTTGGCAGAAATCAGCAAGGCGCGTTCCCGATTTAATATTAAACAGCATCGCTTTATTTCCCAGCACTACAAGATCATGTCCAGTAGTGGTGTTCTTGTATCGCAAACTACCTGGCAGTGAATTTTCACGACTAAGGTCAAAGGTTTTTGATTCCCAAGTCAGGCGAACTTTTTCGGTTGTGCCTGAAGTTTTGAATTGTTTGCTCTCGCTACAAGTCCAAGTAGAGACCTCTTCGCTAGCAAAAACTGATGCTGAACCTAGGAGACCAGTCATAGTCAAGCCAATGATGAGCAGATTTTTCTTCATGTGTCTGAATCCTTATGTCAAGAGATGCTTAACGCCTGCTTGCTCTTCAAGCAATTCGTTCAAAGTGTGATTCATGCGCTCACGTGAGAAATCATCAATTTCCAAACCTTCAACCATCTTGTATTCACCGTTTTCACAAATAACGGGATAGCCATAAATTACTTCAGCTGGAATGCCGTACTCACCTTTTGATGGTATGCCCATCGTGACCCATTTGCCGTTGGTGCCAAGAACCCAGTCGCGCATGTGATCAATCGCAGCATTCGCTGCCGAAGCTGCAGAAGATAGACCGCGTGCCTCAATAATTGCGGCTCCACGTTTACCAACAGTAGGAATGAATGTATCTTTATTCCAGGCTGCATCATTGATGCTATCTTTTACCGACTTCCCATCAACAGTGGCAAAGCGATAGTCAGGGTACATCGTTGGGCTGTGGTTACCCCAAACCACCAATTTTTCGATATCGGCAACCGGCTTGTTCAACTTACTTGCCAACTGTGAGAGTGCACGATTGTGATCTAAGCGCAACATCGCTGTGAAGTTTTTCGCAGGAATATCAGGAGCGGATTTCATGGCAATGTAAGCGTTGGTATTTGCGGGATTACCAACGACCAATACTTTGACTGTTTTCTTAGCTACTGCATTCAGTGCTTTACCTTGGGCCGTAAAAATCTGGGCATTCGCTGAAAGCAAATCTTTACGTTCCATACCTGGGCCACGAGGACGGGCGCCTACCAACAATGCAACGTCAATATCCTTGAATGCTGTCATCGGATCAGAGTGGGCGGACATGCCGGTCAGCAATGGGAATGCGCAATCCTCTAATTCCATCATCACACCAGCCAGGGCTTTTTGAGCCTTTTCATCGGGAATTTCAAGCAACTGGAGGATCACTGGCTGGTCTTTACCTAGTAAATCGCCATTGGCGATGCGAAATAGGAGGGAATAACCGATCTGACCGGCTGCGCCGGTGACTGCAACACGCATTGGGGCTTTTGCCATTACTGATAACTCCAGTTGAGGTTAATTAATGAAATCTTTTCTATTATCCATTCAAGTGTATGGACTTTCCATTTACACTGTCAATCATGTCTTATATAAGATATGAGATAAGCCTGAATTTTATCCAATAGACCTTGTCCTGGAGCTAATTTGTCACTTATATCCGAACCGATTGCCGCATTTAGCCCGCTTTACGAGCAAATCAAGGCATTGATCTTGGCAAGCCTGCAGGCATCAGAATGGCTTCCAGGCGAAGCTATTCCAAGCGAAATGGAGCTTGCAGCCCGTTATGCAGTGAGTCAGGGCACGGTTCGCAAGGCAATCGATGAGTTAGCAGCTCAAAATCTATTGGTACGCCGCCAAGGTAAGGGTACTTTTGTTGCTACCCATCAAGAGGATGATTGGCAGTATCGCTTCTTAAGGCTAGAACCAGATTCTGGTAAGAAACTGCATCTAAAAAACCAGTTTTTAGCTTGCGAGAATATGGTATCGGATGCCCATATTGCGCAGCTACTCAATTTGATTGCAGGTGACCCAATTATTCGCATAGATCGCATACAAAGCGACGCCGGTCGGCCGATCGTTTTTGAGGAGATTTGGCTGCCAGAGGTGCGCTTTAAGGGCCTTACTCTCGACGCTCTGAACGCTTGGGCTGGACCAATGTACGCCTTCTATGAGAGCCAATACGCTACTCATATGGTGCGCGCGGAAGAGAAAATTAAAGCCGTGCTAGCCAACTCCCGGCTTGCCAATCATTTACAAGTTACAGAGGGTGCTGCCTTATTGTCAGTTGAGCGTGTCGCTTTCACCTACGGGAATAAACCAGTAGAAATTCGTCACGCTAGATATGACACTTCTGAACAGCACTATGACAACAAACTCAACTAAGTAGTACACTCGAAAACTGGTAAAAACGACTTTTTAACCCCTTAGAACGCTAAATACCCCACTACTACTCAGGTTTCCAATAGAATATGTTGCAACACAACAAAACCACACTGAACCTCCACCGAAAGATTGAGATTACCCATGGTTGATGCACAGCAAAACGTAAAAAAAGATAGACCGGTTTACCGAAACATTGGTCTTGCCCAATTAATCAAGTACCGCCTTCCTTGGGCTGGAAAAGTATCCATTCTTCACCGGATTAGTGGAGCGACGTTGTTTTTGATGCTGCCGTTCTTACTGTATCTCTTCGATCAAAGCTTGGCCTCGGAGATAAGCTATCAAAAGTTTCAAGCAATTACTGGCAACGTGCTGGTAAAAATCGTACTTCTGGGATTGATCTGGTCTTTCTTGCACCATTTCTGTGCTGGTATTCGCTATTTGTTGTTGGACTTAGACATTGGTGTTGAGAAGCTGGATGCCAACCGTTCAGCAATTTTTGTATTTTTCTTGGGCTTGGCTTTGACTGCGCTCGTTGGCCTCAAACTATTCGGCTTGTACTAAGCGTCTCACTAATAAGGAAATCGAATGCCTATTTATCAAATCGGACCAAAGCGTTTAGTAGTTGGCGCTCATTACGGCCTTAAAGA is drawn from Polynucleobacter arcticus and contains these coding sequences:
- a CDS encoding arginyltransferase, which codes for MTQLKELPLTALQFYATAPYPCSYLPGKTARSQVATPSHLIHADLYGELVNAGFRRSGLYTYRPYCDECKACTATRIPVKNFQTNRSQRRSWKKHAGLDIRVLNLGYQEEHYQLYQHYQNERHAGGDIDQDDQDQYMQFLLQSRVNSRIVEFRDGPQDSHPGRLRMVSMIDILDQGISSVYTFYDASNASASYGSFSILWQIQQALELDLPYLYLGYYIKDSEKMSYKAKFQPIEGLIDDHWQAIIEP
- the aat gene encoding leucyl/phenylalanyl-tRNA--protein transferase, with translation MSNITWLGAKDAFPNPMDCQDPDPSVPGLIAVSERIYPGQLARAYQMGIFPWYSDNQPVLWWSPNPRMVLKPAHFKCHHSLKKAIRLFLQDPHKEILIDHDFGAVVRSCATTKRNGQDGTWITHEIMDAYTQLHEQGHVHSIAVMEEKRLIGGLYCVAFGGMVFGESMFSHQTDASKIALATLAAWCSQNHVEMIDCQQETAHLDSLGAEPIARNEFLAHLQAALKQTNIEIPWNFDKAILRHWL
- a CDS encoding NUDIX hydrolase, encoding MKFCSHCAAPITLRIPADDSRERHVCESCGIVHYFNPRNVVGCIPVFGEQVLLCRRAIEPRHGYWTLPAGFMELGESTSAGAVRETHEEAGAIVEIGPLYSLLNVPHAEQVHLFYLANMTSSQFNAGEESLEVALFHEQEIPWDEIAFPTVKQTLEWFFADRAAGIFDSDTPFSVHSRDILPSEKI
- a CDS encoding bifunctional chorismate-binding protein/class IV aminotransferase; protein product: MILLDDAQSTEAQPSSRLYDKALQYWAVYPGSSATGTIAKVEQCLEDINNALANGEYVVVAVAYELGGYFHHLVQRHSPAVTQPHPLIQAWSFESYEQLSKEGVDTFIQSRIAQLESDDRIAGVANLQFSVNEAQFHSDIQTIQEYIRSGDTYQINHTYRITGESYGDPLALYARLRDRQPGRFGAFITQDSHFILSQSPELLIQRQGNTLKAMPMKGTASALSESADHLSHDAKNQAENVMIVDLLRNDLSRLALPGTVKVPQLFEVARHGDVLQMTSTIEAEIKPGVRLKEILNAVFPCGSVTGAPKKRSMEIIQELEPINRDYYCGALGWLDPNGDFAFSVPIRTVEIDRNANTNASSFTLGIGAGITIDSEAKKEWEECHIKAAFLSELPSQLGLFETILVRQGEPQHLPLHLDRLTSSAQALGIPSSLTDIKKVIELACQNCTPDKEYRLRVDLDHAGQASFQLAPLNPLQNAVKIFWASEILPNPTQAIFHSGNLLLRHKVNSRSVYDQAWKLAEGLGGFDAIFVNEQGYVTEGGRSSIFMKSGDRWLTPPVAAGLLPGVMRSLILGNPTLNAHEENLTIEDFRHAKEIMLSNALRGFIPAHF
- a CDS encoding peptidylprolyl isomerase, whose product is MRNIITSLALTLGLLVSGVALANPKVEFKTTMGNFVVELDSVKAPKTTANFISYVNSGFYNGTIFHRVIDGFMIQGGGFTPDMTQKPTNAPVVSEAQNGLKNQTYTIAMARTSDPDSATAQFFINVKDNEGLNYPNAMGNGYTVFGKVISGTQTIDAIRKIPTMIASTPKMGRMSDVPSKTVTIETATVLK
- a CDS encoding 2-hydroxychromene-2-carboxylate isomerase — protein: MNSDQQTAKPVKGILYYDIISPFSYFYIKQRHRFEKRVDIQPIPILVGGLFRATDNRGPGEIDAKRTHTYQYCIWLAEKLGLPFRFPEHHPFLTVAAQRLLVEQNAQWEMIERAFEYIWVEGKDPNLSWPDFCQYLDLAIDTPKPDSPDIKAKLIANMELAKADGAFGVPTLILNGHAFWGVDTIDWALDYLNKPSMFEEAAYLYAGQVPKGL
- a CDS encoding replication-associated recombination protein A gives rise to the protein MANLFDQAPLAPLAEVLRPKTIEEVIGQAHLLASGKPLNLAFASGKPHSMILWGPPGVGKTTLARLSAKAFDREFIAISAVLAGVKDIREAIEQAQQSMSQYGRQTILFVDEIHRFNKSQQDALLPHVESGLFTFIGATTENPSFEVNSALLSRAQVYVLKSLSSSELMQLFDRAREYAMPDVAFESAAVEILITHSDGDARRLLNLVEQVHNVVTTPNSNIQKVDQLFIENALTVQARRFDKGGDHFYDQISALHKSVRGSNPDAALYWFCRMLDGGADPRYLARRIIRMAWEDIGLADPRAMQLANDAAQTFERLGSPEGELALGQAVVYLAIAAKSNASYNAFNAARAYVAHDQSKPVPNHLRNAPTKLMKDLGHGKAYRYAHDEPHAYAAGESYLPDGMAEPRWYLPVDRGLETQIAEKMDFLRKLDEESKKK